The genomic segment agtcctcgacttacaacagttcatttagtgaccatttgacgtTACGGCGgccctgaaaaaagggacttgaaaccatttttttccacacttatgaccactgcagcatgcctgtggtcataggatcaaaatcCGGATGCTTTGTCAACTGAATCATATTTagctaatttttttaattaacacactcctgggaaaaaaaccaaaacgcCCTCTGCACAACAACATTGAGGGTCTGTTTGAAGACCTATAATGAAGGAGAACTCATCACTTCATGTAGAAGTTTGTTCACTGCCTGACAGACGTTGAAGGTATcctttacttaacaaccacaattagcACTGACAATTCTGCTAGTAAATAACATACTAGTTAGGCAAGAGATTGTGTGTCTATAATGTGCaatttggaatagaatagtataacagagatggaagggtccttggaggtcttatagcaatagcaatagcagttagacttatataccacttcatagggctttcagccctctctaagcggtttacagagtcagcatattttacccacctcggaaggatggaaggctgagtcaaccctgagccggtgagatttcaacagccgaactgcagaactgcagtcagctcaagtagcctgcagtgctgcatttaaccactgcgccatcttggctcttcTTATAGTCCAGCCTCCTCCTAGACCCATCTCTATGTAAGCATGAAACAGACTTGCAGTATTTTTTAACTCTATCCTGACTCCTGACTTGAACTTGACAGCCAGCCATGAAgagtggagattctagaaagagtgcagagaagagcaacaaagaggattagcggactggaggctaaaacatatgaagaacggttgcaggaactgggtatgtctagtttaatagaaagacgGACatgaggagacatgatagcagtcttcccatatctcaggggttgccacaaagaagagggagtcaaactattctccaaagcacctgagggcagaacaagaagcaatgggtggaaactaatcaaggagagaaacaacttagaactaagaagaaatttcccgatagtgagaacgattaatcaatggaacaacagaagttgtaaatgttccaaaactggaagtttttaagaagagattggacaactacttgtctgaagtggtatagagtttcctgcctaagcagggggttggactagaagacctccaatgtcccttccaactctattctcaTTCTGGTTGACCCACAGTTTTCATTAACCCTAGGAAGAGAATCTGCATTATCAAGTTAGTTGTTCCTGCTTATTCATATGAGTTGTGAAGTGATAAACTTCTCTAACGCCAGTTAGATCATTATTTCCCACACAGTCCCCATGCCGGCCAGACACAGAACGGAATAGTTCTTCCTCACTAAATATGTAACCGTCCCTTGCTGATGCCTATATTAAGCAAGTccatgggggagagagagggggggagggagggagggagggagagactgaAGAGCTATAAAGATTGCCCAAGAAAAGCAATCCCCTTGTGAGTCATCTGCAAAGAAGGGATGACATTTACTATAGTTGTCTGAGGACAGAGAGGTTggagttttaaaataaatctgtatTCATTGTAAGCAACCTGGCATTTTCCTTGAtgtcagaataacagaagagttggaagggacctcagaaggtcttctagtccaaccccctgctcaagcaggagaccgttcCTTCCAGCGTTGGTGCACTCTtacaactcctgaaggcaagtCGTGCCACCTTTTGGGGGTTTCCAACCCACAATGCGCTGACTagccagacaaatggctctcttcTAAGTTGCTCCAATTTAAAGAATTAAACCTGTGTGTAAAAACTACAAACTGACAGAGTCACGCCTCAATGTGAATGAAAGTAACAGAGAAATACAATTATATTCCAttctgactgtggaattctgggagttggaagtccagatATCATAaaatagccaaggttgagaaatagtgGTTTATAcaaattctttccttccttcctttttttcttcttatctctccttctttccttctttcccttcccttccttcataCTTCTCCTcctatccatccttccttccctcatcttttccttccattcttctttccttccttctctctcctcccaacctccctccctcactcactcatttcttcttcctgtgcctttccttccttcccttcccttatctttctccttccatccatccttccctccctcatctttttccttccatacttctttccttcctctctatcctaccaacctccctccctcatttcttcttcccatgtccttcctccctcctgtcccctcatctttctccttccttccctcatccttctccttccttgcctcatctttctccttccttccttccttccatccatccatccttccttccctcatctttttccttccatcaatccttccttccctcatcgttctccttccttccttccatccatccttccctccctcatctttCTCCTTtcgtccatccttccttccattatctttctctgtccatccatccttctttcacTCATATTTCTCCGTCCatacttctttccttctttctctctcttcccatccccccctcatttcttcttcccatctccttccttccttctttcctctctctcttttttcttttttgccaagaCTTCACAGGATGATAGCGCACCACAAAAAGAGCGGTTTTGTTGAAGCTCAGAATCAAAAATCAGAGTCTGTTCCACCTCAGTTAAATGAAAGGGGTTTTGAACAACTCCCTCCAGCTCACGATCAGGGGCTTGGTCTGACTCCCCTGCACGTCACTCGCTGGGTTTTCCTGAATTTTGAAATGCCTTTTAtatcgcctcctcctcctccccctcctcctcctcctccccctccttctcctcctcctcctcctcctctccgcctGCCAGAAAACCCGGAAAGGCTGCTCTCCCCTCCATCCCTGACATTTTCCATTGCTGAATGACTCTTTTTTCAAATTCTAGAGTCATTTTTGTAAATTGTAGACACAAGGGATCATGCGGGCTGGCCTTGTCCTCGGCTTATCTAGAAAGGCAAATCCAATTAAACTCTTTAGAAAAATGAGTGGTGAAACCTGCCATTTTCGATCCCTTctcggattttttttttataggcCTCTTGCAAGGGAcacttccctctgcttggagaTAACAGTTTTATGGACAGGTTATTAGACCCAGAAGTGTTTGATACTCACTCTCCAGAGGGGATGTACCATCCCTGAACAGGAACCATTAACATGCCCTGGTTTACTATGCACACAGTCGCCAACCACTGTGATGTTCAATGCTCATGCTAATCCAAGGAGAGTCTATAGACATGATccatctacagatagtccttgacttacaacagtacattttcagtggcaggattcaattttttttactaccggttctgtgggtgtggtgtggcttggtgggtgtggcttggtgggcgtggcaggggaaggatagtacaaaatctccattccctcctcacttcagggaaaggatactgtaaaatctccattctctccccactccagggggaggatactgcaaaatctccattccctccccactccagggaaaggatactgcaaaatctccattccctccccactccaggggaaggatactgcaaaatctccattccttccccactccaggggaaggatactgtaaaatctccattccctccccactccagggaaaggatactgcaaaatctccattccctccccactccagggaaaggatactgcagatctccattccctccccactcctgggaaaggatactgcaaaatctccattcccttcccactccagggggaggatactgcaaaatctccattccctccccactccagggaaaggatactgcaaaatctccattctctccccactccagggaaaggatactgcaaaatctccattccttccccactccaggggaaggatactgcaaaatctccattccttccccactccagggaaaggatactgcaaaatctccattccctccccactccaggggaaggatactgcaaaatctccattccttccccactccaggggaaggatactgtaaaatctccattccctccccactccagggaaaggatactgcaaaatctccattccctccccactccagggaaaggatactgcagatctccattccctccccactcctgggaaaggatactgcaaaatctccattcccttcccactccagggggaggatactgcaaaatctccattccctccccactacagggaaaggatactgcaaaatctccattctctccccactccagggggaggatactgcaaaatctccattccttccccactccaggggaaggatactgcaaaatctccattccttccccactccagggaaaggatactgcaaaatctccattccctccccactccagggaaaggacactgcaaaatctccattctctccccactccagggaaaggatactgcagatctccattccctccccactcctgggaaaggatactgcaaaatctccattcccttcccactccagggggaggatactgcaaaatctccattccctccccactccagggaaaggatactgcaaaatctccattctctccccactccaagagaaggatactgcaaaatctccattccttccccactccagggaaaggatactgcaaaatctccattccttccccactccagggaaaggatactgcaaaatctccatttccatcccactccaggggaaggatactgcaaaatctccattctctcctcactccagggcaaggatattgtaaaatgcccattccctccctaccccactaacctgctttccagctccattctcctttgcagggcaacagaagaagacccagcccatcagctgggactccaatcacctgggactcgggaggcagcaaatagatggggttGGAGGCAGCCAGAGATAGTATTTCCCACTTCTgtgaattattcaaaatttctgctaccggttcactagaaccggtcagaagtggctgaataccacctctagagaCCATTCAAAGTATAAGAACCGTGTAAGAAAactcataaaacggggcaaaactcacttaacaactgtcctacTTGGCAACAAAGGAAACTTTGCCCTCCATTGtagtcataagccgaggactacctgtttcttTAACTTCCAAAGTGTTATAATGATCTTCTCTAGCCTCTCCTGGTATTTTCCTCCTGCTGAATATGTCACTGCATAGTGGAGCGTGTAGAGccaggaaaaatatatatctaaagCCCAAGGCATTGCACGGGTCAGTTTCAGCAGCTGGAAAGATGGAGAGGCTCACCAAGAAAACAGAGAAGGAGGCCAagctagaaaaataaataaatgagaagaaGGAGGCCAAGAGGTCCTTGGGCCAGGAGGCGAACATCAGCAAGGAAGCTGGGTGAGAAGGTTATGATAGCAGCCCCATGGATTTATTTCCAGCTGAGAGGCCAAAAGGCATTTGACAGGATAGGCAGATGCTACCTCACCATCTTCGTCTCACCTGCTGCCTTTGTGCTTCAAACATCCCTCTGGTTCCTAAGAAATCTTCCACAGAAGGTGGAAGGTGTGtaaaggtagacctcaacttacaacagttcatttagtgaccattcaaagttacaacagcactgaataatgtgacttacgaccagtggtgggtttcaaaaatttttagaacctcttctgtgggtggggtctgctttgtgggagtggcttgctggccatgtgaccgggtgggagtggcttgccagccgtgtgaccgagtaggagtggcttgccagccatgtgactgggtgggcatggccaacttgtaaaatgtggtgaaactcacttaacaacgcttttgcttagcaaccaaaatattggctcagaaactctggcatttgaagcacgcaagtcttaaagctgtcaagttacaagacctttgcacccctaaccccttagaaaaaaaaacccagaggtgttcaaacttgacagctttaagacttgtggacttcaacccccagaattcctcctctcgctcttcatcttgatgatgtgtggacgggcgggggggagggagctggaaccggttctaaacggcactggagatttgtggaacctcttctatagaagagcttagaactggcaggaacccacccctgcttacgaCCGTTTTTCGCCATTTTCTAACCTTtctggcatccccatggtcacatgatcaaaattcagaacctTGGCGACTGGtccgtatttatgaccgttgctgagtcacagggtcacgtgatccccttcggggactttctgaccagcaaagacaatggggaagccaggttcacttaacaaccatgtgtcaaggttccaaacAACATCCAAATTTTACAAATTAATATCAACTGCCGTGATTCGGTTAACGAGCGTggaaagaaaagtcgtaaaacggaacaaaagtcacttaataaatttctcactaaCAACATAAACTTgcggctcaattgtgatcataagttgagaactagctGTATTGCGCGGGTCAGAAGGAGCGCTGAGAAGACATCTGTATCCCCTTCACATCCTGGATGTAAACTATTTCAACTCCTCTTCTTGGGATGGCACTACAGGGCATCGCAGGCGAAACCAACTAGATAAAGGCCTAGGTTCTtcccttgtgccatcactctgaTGAACATCTAATTCTTGCAGCTCTGTCTAACATCTATATATATTTACCCGTGGAGGAGGGCTGCACTATTATCACTTATCCTTCTTATTACCTTCTCTATTGTCCTCTTCCTCTTggcattatgatgatgatgattctctcttttgctttgcatgtacactgataatttctgtattaaaCCTATGTTATAAAAAGTACAAGTGGACAGACTCACCCCAAAATGTGCATGAAAGTGCCAAGCAAGCTAATGCAGAAATACAATGAACCTcccatgatggctggggaattctgggagttgaagttctggaatcttaaagttgtcaaagttgagaaaagATGGTttatgctccttccttccttcttctctccctctgcccttccctccctccgttccttccttccttatttacttacctacttacttactttacttggATCTAccttctttcctaccttccttccctcagctgtcttcttctttccttccttgctccctctctcatttcttcttccagtgacctttcccttccttccttccttccttccttccttccttccttccttctttcttttttctttctttctcccttctcccttcctttttcttttccttccttccttccttccttccttccatccttccttccttccttccttccttccttccttccttccttccttccttccttctcaaatttatatgctgcccatcttactATCACAGGAATCTTATATAACTTTGATGGTTTCATTATTTAACTAATCGCTGGGGGGGGGGCCTCTCATGTCCACATCCCCCACATTGCCATAACTTCATTGGGGACCAAATCTGAGCACAGAGAACACACCCCTCCGACCGGATTGTGCACAACAGTCCCATCCTCAAAATTCATCTCCCGAAACGCATCGTTCCAACTCAGAACCTGCTGCAATTCACCGGAGTTAGAAAAACTCATTTGGGCCCCCTCCAGAACATAACTCAATTTTATGTTTTGCATTCCACTTAATACATGAATTCTTCAAGCGCTACTCAATAGCAATagagcttagacttatatatcgcttcatagtgcttttacagccctctctaagcggtttacagagtcaggctcttgcccccaacaatctgggtcctcactttacacacctcggaaggatggaaggctgagtcaaccttgagcctggtgggatttgaactgccaagttgcaggcagccagcagaagtagcctgcagtactgcactctaaccactgcaccacctcagctctatcaAAAGTCCCATCTGTTCAGTTTTTGGCTTGCCAGGAGCAAGCAACGAGGAAAAagggctcattttttttttaacttactgAGAAATCAGCGTCTTCTGCTCTCAAGTGGTCTGCGATATAATGCACGCCTTCGACAGCTAACTTCAAGGCGGGTGACATGAGCAAAAACTGCTGCTCCTTATGGGCTTTGTTCCCTTGTCCCGACGTGCTGGCGGATTCCttctttttacatttacatttacagtgGGTGGCTTTGGCTTTAGGCTGGTCCACGTTCAGGTGGCCCTGCGGGGACGCTGGTGACCCACTGGACTGGCCGTTGGTCTGGGAAGCCTCTTCTTGCAAGTAGCAATATTGGATGCTCTTGGATCGGTAACGTATGGTCCCTTCTTCCGCTTTTCCTGAGCTGCTGTACATCTGCTGGACACTTAAGGATCGGCCTTGGCCCATTGAGCCGGACTGAAGGTCTCCGAGCGGATGACTGGGAGGCTGGAGTGAGGTGCAGCTACCTCGGATGGGTTCTGGGTTAGGCAGCATTGAATACTGGCCAGAGGGTGACTTACACACCGGCTGTGGACTTTTTTGGTCCTCAAGTTGGGTCCCAAAGGACGACGTCGGGGACTGTTCATTGCTCGGCGGGCTGTTGGATGACGAGGTGATAAAGTTGGGCTCCACTTCTGTCTCCGACCAAAAGCGTTGCGAGTTGGCTATTTTGTGCATGGACTCGATGAGTTTCTTGCAGTTGTCCTTGACTGCCGAAGGGCGCTTCATGAAGAGGAGGCGCGGGACGATATCCAGGAAAACCCGCCGCACCCAGTCGGGCATGGTGTGGGTCCTGGGGGAACGGTGGTGGACGTTGAGCACGAAGACGGTGATGATGATAGACAAGGTGACGAAGATCATGGTGAAGAGGAGGTACTCGCCGATCAAGGGGATGACCAAGGACGTGGAGGGGATGATCTCGGTGATGAGAAGAAGGAAGACAGTCAAGGACAGCAGGACGGAGATGCATAGGGTGATCTTCTCCCCACACTCAGAGGGCAAGTAGAAGACCAAGACGGTCAAGCACGAGATCAGAAGACAAGGAATAATCAAGTTGATGGTGTAGAACAGAGGGAGACGCCGGATGATGAAGGAATAGGTGATGTCTGGATAGATCTCCGAACAGCACTCGTACTTCTTGATGTTGTAGTTGCCCACAGCATTGATGATCACCCATTCGCCGCTCTCCCAGTAATCCAGTTGATCCACATGGTGGTGCATGCTTTCTAGGTCGATCTTGGCCTTGTCGTAAGTCCACGAACCGAACTTCATCGTGCAGTTCTGTTGGTCGAAGGGGAAGAAGGTGACGTCGATGCTGCACGAGCTTTTGTAGATGGCGGGGGGCGTCCATTTGATCCGACCGTCGTAGAAGAGGTGGGCTTTGGTGAGGTGGGTGACCGCGAAATCCCCGTCGGCGctgtgggagggaaggagaagaaaatacaGGGTGGAAATATTGTAAACAaggtaaaaatatgtttttaactaGAATGTATGGGAATCATATTAAGAACCTTTAAAGCTgtaaaataattatgttatgtTGATTATATAAAATCTGAAGATGCCTATTGTTAATGGAAAATAGACGGAAAAGAAATGATaacattgtctgtttttaaagagaaggaaaaattatTTTGTTCGTACATGTTAAAAGTTAGAAATTGGAAAACAGGAGAAGAAAAGTAATACGGCTAAAATAGGAaacaatggaaatataatgtaaaatgaatcaTGTCTTTTGGTGGGAATGTTAAAGGGGAATCCGGACAACATTCTGTTCACAAAAGATTTATTTTTACTAtgcaacaaaaaaataaataaaaaacttgatttttaaaaaaagaaaatacagagtggatttttgggaggaaaagcaccagaaagcaagatatgaaacaatggatggaaactaatcgtgGGGAGAAGCAACTTCTTGAGTTTTGTATTTTTCTATATCAAGGCTCAGGAGTTATTGCTGGGATCCTACTTATTATGGgatagaagagggagtcagcctattctccaaagcgcctgagggcaggagaagcaaTCAtcgtttcatttatttatttattattacatttatattgtcGCCAATTCACCCAGAATATAACaagcacatttaaaacaataaaactaattttaaaaaaccaaataaatcaatataataataaaatcataataaaatcACTCTCCACCCCGGTGACAGcagatcacacaagccatttaatgggctccatcttGCTCtgagtgtgaagtttccaaaagatgacctaattaatttacgagcctcaagacaaagttcaaaagaaattcattcatttattaggatcaacattttggcatgttcttctgcggagccGAAACTGACTGCCGCTTAATTGTgcttgaactttacccctgtatcccctcccttctgtctgtgtcataaatcacaccCACCCACAAGGTGCTGCGGCAGGCTATGAACATGCACATTTCACGTGccagctgtaggaatatgagacctgactctggccaaaggtatgcatgggattctcctcccttttcctatgtcaatgatagtagtcatggaaacgctttacaagttgacatcgggtttccccaggcctgctggcagaagCAGCTCTTCAGGGCCTTCTGGAAGAGAATTAGAATgtgggccattctaatctctgggggaaagatgttccagagagagggagccaccacagagaaggcccttcttctggatcccaccagatgtatctccctcggggatgggaGCCACAGCATTCCCTTCCTCCCTGCTCTGATAGTTCGGGTAGATGCGACCAgcaagagacggtccctcagatcatcttcttttaacaacctCATAATAATGGAatatgggcaactgaatggagccaagtgtttactggccgtatgcccttcctgtcgccaatgtggagttttgctCAGCAGACAtagtctcattgtgcccagagagagaaatatctgcctctacctagggtcAAACTCaaaacctcctgattgtgaggcgagagcgccacctctaggccgcCGCACCACTCTGAGGACAGGACAagcaataatggatggaaatgaatcaaggagagatccaacctggaaagaaggaggaactctctaacagtgagaacaattaaacagctcgcctccagaagttgtggctgcttcatcactgaggtttttaaaaagagaccggacagccatttctctcaaacggtatcgggtctcctgcttgagcagggggttggactagaagacctccaaggtccctcccagttcTATTCTGACTGGCTGGATCATGTGAAAGGGGGTTTCTCATTCACTTATGGCTGACCCAGTAAATAAAACAGGCAGAGAGGCTGGAGAAAATGGGCTACGGATGGCTGGCTCATTGTTTACATTAGCCTTGCTACCTTCAAGCTGTAGAGTGAGTCTCCCTCCAATCAACATTCTTTGCTGAAATATTCATCAAAGCCATAACGATGCTGAATGATCCTCACCGCCACCATCACTTTCAGTTCCTTTGTGTTTCCAGTGAGTTAAAGGCCTGGCCGCATCTTCCCTTAAGGGGAGATATATTGGCCAGCTGAAAACAAGAGAGATTAAAACGCTGAGTAAGCTAATAGTTAGGGATGCCACCAAATCAGTGGTTATTATCATCAAGTACTGTTCTGACCTACGCTTCCtcagcagcacgaagctgagtcctgGCCTCgagaaacctcttttatttaatttacactgaattcctctccagcaaagtttttcctcTCCCAtcgtctttcaagatagttcacaattaccgacctttatcaggcttggagagcagccaggctgatatctttcagatgccgcaataattggcaagaatgcaggaatggactaattgtcccctgcaaactccactcccgctcctattttattccctatgggaggggccattcaccatccacctgtggccttactcccaagtcgactcttgttccttagctgtttcctttatctggtaactctgcacatgcacatactgggaacaggctccagctgttcctctgcctcactgctgtctagcactgaaggcagctgataactggcatacggccctggccccatctctgcctctaatgcagagccctcgtcagagcctttcccaggctccaggactggcccatgttcctccccaacctcctcactgtcagaatctgctgccaATCAACAACCAGTGCACAACAGGTAGATTCCCCCCACACCCTCTGTGTCAAAAATACTGTAACGCTGGGTCAATTTTTCCCTAATTACTCCCATCCATGGTGGGAAATGACTGCCAAAGCAAAGGACAAACACAAAACACAcgcgcacacaaacacacccaggGTGGGAAATCCCTGCCAAGGCAAATCACAaatacacacaaacgcacacacaaatacaaacacTTGAAGCTTGGTGCAGTGCTACTTCACAGTTGCTATTTCTGGCCTTTTTCACTTCTGCTTTTTGGGATGCTGGGACACAAAGTTTCTTAATTTATTCCCATCCACAGTGGGGAATGAAAGTGCCAAAGCAAAGCACAAGCACAAAGcaaactaacacacacacaaacacaaacacgcaCCTCTAGTTTCGTAAAGCCCTGGCTGCAAATTTTTTTGTTTGGGCTATGTGTGATGCCAGGGCAAATTTTCATAATTTATTCCCATCCACAATGGGAAAGCTCTGTGAAAACAAAGCATGcacacactcacaaacacacacacacacacacacacacacacacagagtgggaAATCCTTGCCAAAGcaaagcacaaacacacacaaacataaacacTCGAAGCCTTGTGCAGTCCTATTTCACAGTTACCTTTTCAGACCATTTTCGCTTCTGCTTTGTGCGATGCTGGGACACACAAAGTTTCATAATTTATTCCCTTCCACAATGGGGAAAATCTCTGCCAGCTGACCCACAACCCTCACGGAAGCACAAGTGCCGGTCTAATTACCCACCCGTGGCAAAAGCAGGCAGATTTCTACTGCAGGTGACAGACGTAACATGTTTCTAGACCTGTGGGGctttttttatcattattattattattattcatttccTCACAAAGAGTCAGTGCTCTCTTCCCTTtgagattaaaaaacaaaacagggaaaGCCTGTTCCCAGAGATGGGGAGGGCACCATTTTGCAAACTGCCCCGCCGCCACCCATTAAAGCACCGCAGAGCATTTCAAGACCTTTATGGTGCACAAAAGCAATCACgtcttccttttatttctctctctcttttagtatattttattttcattttcattttcatacactcacatgtatacaccatacagcattaaacaataattgcatcaattcctcttgtcgacaatgccccagaaaataaaagcccaatatacctcttccattctccatacacctctttcttccaccaccctccaactttctatcttccctccatcatccccctctaccctacttcccctcgccctctaccactcctctctccagatccgctcccccacTTCCCTTTCGCCTTCCCaaccaccctctctcccttccctctctacccatctttcttctttccta from the Thamnophis elegans isolate rThaEle1 chromosome 5, rThaEle1.pri, whole genome shotgun sequence genome contains:
- the CHRNA4 gene encoding neuronal acetylcholine receptor subunit alpha-4, whose protein sequence is MAFCKEQIYLAPNRMLQLGNLTKMTQVTIPFRGGILWISVFSTALGHVETRAHAEERLLKKLFSGYNKWSRPVANISDVVIVRFGLSIAQLIDVDEKNQMMTTNVWVKQEWHDYKLRWDPDEYENVTSIRIPSELIWRPDIVLYNNADGDFAVTHLTKAHLFYDGRIKWTPPAIYKSSCSIDVTFFPFDQQNCTMKFGSWTYDKAKIDLESMHHHVDQLDYWESGEWVIINAVGNYNIKKYECCSEIYPDITYSFIIRRLPLFYTINLIIPCLLISCLTVLVFYLPSECGEKITLCISVLLSLTVFLLLITEIIPSTSLVIPLIGEYLLFTMIFVTLSIIITVFVLNVHHRSPRTHTMPDWVRRVFLDIVPRLLFMKRPSAVKDNCKKLIESMHKIANSQRFWSETEVEPNFITSSSNSPPSNEQSPTSSFGTQLEDQKSPQPVCKSPSGQYSMLPNPEPIRGSCTSLQPPSHPLGDLQSGSMGQGRSLSVQQMYSSSGKAEEGTIRYRSKSIQYCYLQEEASQTNGQSSGSPASPQGHLNVDQPKAKATHCKCKCKKKESASTSGQGNKAHKEQQFLLMSPALKLAVEGVHYIADHLRAEDADFSVKEDWKYVAMVIDRIFLWVFILVCLLGTVGLFLPPWLAGMI